The following coding sequences lie in one Syngnathoides biaculeatus isolate LvHL_M chromosome 16, ASM1980259v1, whole genome shotgun sequence genomic window:
- the tnnt1 gene encoding troponin T, slow skeletal muscle, translated as MSDIEEEYEDQAEEEVEEEEEEEQPHQQEEEEEEEEEYEHQHEEEEEEQPVYEDETEEERPKPKPMVPQIAPPKIPEGDRVDFDDIHRKRMEKDMLELHTLIDVHFEQRKKDEEELIGLKERIERRRSERAEIQRVRAEKEKDRQNRIAEERQRKEEEEAKKKADDEAKKKKVLSGMGANFGGFLAKAESRKGKRMTGREVKKKTLADRRQPLGIESMREDGLRQRAQELWNWIYQLESEKFDYMEHMKHQKYEIIVLLNRIQHAQKFKKVHGKGKVGGRWK; from the exons ATGTCTGACATAGAAGAGGAATACGA AGACCAGGCAGAGGAGG AggtagaagaggaggaggaggaggagcagccaCACCagcaagaggaggaagaggaggaggaggaggagtacgAGCACCAgcatgaagaggaggaggaggagcagccaGTGTACGAGGATGAAACGG agGAGGAACGTCCTAAACCAAA ACCAATGGTGCCTCAAATTGCCCCACCAAAGATTCCAGAGGGTGACAGAGTCGATTTTGAC GACATCCACAGAAAGCGAATGGAGAAAGACATGCTGGAACTCCACACGCTGATTGACGTTCACTTTGAACAGAGGAAGAAGGATGAAGAGGAGCTGATTGGGCTAAAGGAGAGAATT GAACGCCGTCGGTCAGAACGTGCAGAAATCCAAAGAGTCCGAGCTGAGAAGGAGAAGGACAGACAAAACAGGATTGcg gagGAACGTCAgaggaaagaggaggaagaggccaAGAAAAAGGCTGACGATGaagccaagaagaagaaagtacTATCTGGCATGGGGGCCAATTTTGGAGGCTTCCTGGCCAAG GCCGAGTCGAGGAAGGGCAAGCGTATGACTGGCAGAGAAGTCAAGAAGAAGACGCTGGCCGACAGGCGTCAGCCACTCGGCATTGAAAGCATGAGGGAGGATGGCCTAAG acaacGAGCCCAGGAGTTGTGGAACTGGATCTACCAGCTGGAGTCTGAGAAATTCGACTACATGGAGCATATGAAACACCAGAAATATGAG ATTATTGTGCTGCTTAACAGAATTCAACACGCTCAGAAATT TAAAAAGGTACACGGCAAAGGGAAGGTGGGTGGTCgctggaagtaa
- the pih1d1 gene encoding PIH1 domain-containing protein 1 — MATDSTLLNSEMELQQQEDLYEQLLSQTLGTMQTANPDSKVIRPQPGICVKTTSEPGKQKVFVNICQSNMVPSPPEISREKLLDLLQSEDPSGYRVPMSLGEPHTEVDNNSQGCTAYDVVINQEFFQKCQKEPLFQQFVIMVSLEGLENKYNMDLSREWKVLKNRKFLGSVSEQNIRTKSKPVIQELQPRDISTSEAKRPDFTLYVEPPSGVPEYLIAEIKLPGVVSSRSLVLDVGEDRLVLTARPSLYSLDIFHPFLVDQETSVAQYNRSTQILTVTLPVASS, encoded by the exons ATGGCAACTGACTCGACACTCCTCAACTCTGAGATGGAGTTACAGCAGCAAGAAGATCTGTATGAGCAGCTGTTATCACAG ACATTAGGAACTATGCAGACCGCAAATCCAGATTCAAAAGTGATTCGACCGCAACCCG GGATATGTGTGAAGACGACGTCAGAACCGGGCAAGCAGAAGGTCTTCGTCAACATCTGTCAGTCAAACATGGTTCCATCACCACCGGAGATCTCCAGAGAGAAACTTTTGGACTTGCTGCAATCCGAGGATCCCAGTGGCTACAGAGTTCCCATGAGCCTCGGGGAGCCACACACTGAAGTGGACAACA ATTCTCAGGGTTGCACAGCCTATGATGTGGTCATCAACCaggaatttttccaaaaatgtcag AAGGAACCGCTGTTCCAGCAGTTTGTTATCATGGTGTCTTTGGAAGGTTTAGAGAACAAATACAACATGGATCTTAGTAGAG AATGGAAGGTGCTGAAGAACAGGAAGTTCTTGGGCTCAGTCAGTGAGCAGAACATTCGCACCAAAAGCAAGCCAGTTATTCAAGAGCTGCAACCCCG GGACATCTCCACATCAGAAGCAAAACG GCCAGACTTCACCTTGTATGTGGAGCCCCCTTCTGGTGTCCCCGAGTACCTCATTGCAGAAATCAAGTTGCCTGGTGTG GTGTCGTCGCGCTCGCTGGTCCTTGATGTTGGCGAGGATCGCCTCGTGTTGACAGCCCGGCCTTCGCTTTACTCTCTTGACATCTTCCATCCCTTCCTCGTTGATCAGGAGACAAGCGTGGCGCAATACAACCGCAGCACTCAG ATCCTCACAGTCACTCTGCCTGTGGCGTCATCTTGA
- the syt5a gene encoding synaptotagmin Va: protein MLRLLSNTGARLPRAAEEETKEPPPAPPPSHHSNHQFASMKNKFFNELTHLPMPMWAVGAIVVVVIALIACMGFCIYKKCINKSKKPKKVRERKAGRGRKKKETEGEEGEEKKEGEEGKEEEEKENFGKLEYSLDYNFTDNQLIVGILQAQDLAAMDMGGTSDPYVKVYMLPDKKKKFETKVQRKNLCPVFNETFIFKIPYTELGGQTLVLQVFDFDRFGKHDVIGEIKIPMNTVDLGQPIHEWRDLIGGEKEEQEKLGDICISLRYVPTAGKLTVNIMEAKNLKKMDVGGLSDPFVKVVLQHNGKRLKKKKTSVKQNTLNPYFNESFSFEIPFSQIQKVQVIITVYDYDKLGSNDPIGKCWIGYGASGVGLRHWSDMLANPRRPVAQWHVLQPEEEVDAALKAPIR, encoded by the exons ATGCTGCGATTGCTAAGCAACACGGGGGCGCGACTCCCCAGGGCGGCAGAAGAGGAGACCAAAGAGCCCCCACCGGCCCCGCCGCCCTCACATCACTCCAACCATCAGTTTGCAAGCATGAAGAACAAATTCTTCAACGAGCTCACGCACTTGCCCA TGCCCATGTGGGCAGTGGGCGCCATTGTAGTGGTCGTCATTGCCCTCATTGCCTGCATGGGATTCTGCATTTACAAGAAGTGCATCAACAAGAGCAAGAAGCCCAAGAAGGTCAGAGAAAGGAAAGCTGGGCGAGGACGcaaaaagaaggaaacagaaggAGAGGAGGGAGAGGAAAAGAAG GAAGGGGAGGAAgggaaagaagaggaggagaaagagaaCTTTGGCAAACTGGAGTACTCATTGGACTACAATTTCACTGATAACCAG TTGATAGTGGGGATCCTGCAGGCTCAGGACCTGGCAGCTATGGACATGGGCGGAACTTCAGACCCGTACGTTAAAGTCTACATGCTGCCTGACAAGAAGAAAAAGTTTGAGACCAAAGTCCAGCGCAAGAACCTCTGTCCTGTTTTCAATGAGACCTTCATCTTCAAG ATACCCTACACAGAGTTGGGTGGTCAGACGCTAGTGCTTCAGGTTTTCGACTTTGACCGTTTTGGCAAACATGACGTCATCGGCGAGATCAAAATTCCCATGAACACTGTGGACCTTGGACAACCGATTCATGAATGGCGGGATCTGATCGGAGGAGAGAAAGAGGAG CAAGAGAAGCTTGGGGACATCTGCATTTCCCTCCGCTACGTCCCCACGGCTGGAAAGCTCACTGTTAACATCATGGAAGCCAAGAACTTGAAGAAGATGGATGTTGGCGGACTGTCAG ATCCTTTTGTTAAAGTGGTGCTGCAGCACAACGGGAAGcgcctgaagaagaagaagacgtcgGTGAAGCAAAACACTCTGAATCCATACTTCAACGAGAGCTTCAGCTTCGAGATCCCCTTCTCCCAGATCCAG AAAGTCCAGGTGATCATCACAGTGTACGACTACGACAAACTGGGGAGTAACGACCCCATCGGCAAGTGCTGGATCGGTTACGGCGCCTCAGGCGTCGGACTGCGCCACTGGTCCGACATGTTGGCCAATCCGCGCCGTCCGGTGGCTCAGTGGCACGTGCTGCAGCCGGAGGAGGAGGTCGACGCGGCCCTCAAGGCTCCCATCCGCTAA